One genomic segment of Streptomyces sp. TLI_146 includes these proteins:
- the eccE gene encoding type VII secretion protein EccE, whose product MASATRVRPAAAGPSAPAQGASAPRLKARPGHFGSFRLQQLVLVELAAAVLLVAWVIDALMLVPAGVVAALLVLLAVVRRHRRSLPEWLGTVLALRARTRRAAGLPVPAGTEPGFAPAVECDPALRTYTFGDRDRRPVGMVGDGTFLTAVLQVEMDATALRPERGARPLPVTLVRDALDVDGIRLESAQIVQHTQPAPAPHLPQQSVAARNYAPLQAQTGSPAVRLTWIALKLDPELCPEAVAARGGGLTGAQKCLVRAADQLASRLTGAGFRTTVLTEQELTGAIATSTCANPMAIAQAGRAGTPGRRTQETARTWRCDDRRHTTYWVGRWPQLGGGGASMPQLVALLTSLPALATTFSLTLAAGDRQEVTLTGHVRITGRSDEELVAARRELERTARGVKIGLVRLDREQLPGMLATLPLGGAR is encoded by the coding sequence ATGGCGTCCGCGACGCGTGTGCGGCCTGCCGCCGCCGGTCCGTCGGCCCCCGCCCAGGGAGCCTCCGCACCCCGTCTGAAGGCCCGGCCCGGCCACTTCGGGTCGTTCCGACTGCAACAACTCGTGCTGGTGGAGCTGGCCGCCGCCGTGCTGCTCGTCGCGTGGGTGATCGACGCGCTGATGCTGGTGCCCGCCGGAGTGGTCGCCGCGCTGCTCGTGCTGCTCGCGGTCGTCCGCCGCCACCGCCGCTCGCTGCCGGAGTGGCTGGGCACGGTGCTCGCGCTGCGCGCGCGCACCCGCAGGGCGGCAGGCCTGCCGGTCCCGGCGGGCACGGAACCGGGCTTCGCCCCGGCGGTGGAGTGCGACCCGGCGCTGCGGACGTACACGTTCGGCGACCGCGACCGCCGCCCCGTCGGCATGGTCGGCGACGGCACCTTCCTCACCGCCGTCCTCCAGGTCGAGATGGACGCCACGGCGCTGCGCCCGGAGCGCGGCGCCCGCCCGCTGCCGGTGACGCTCGTGCGGGACGCGCTGGACGTCGACGGCATCCGCCTGGAGTCCGCGCAGATCGTCCAGCACACCCAGCCCGCGCCCGCCCCGCACCTGCCCCAGCAGTCGGTGGCCGCCCGCAACTACGCACCGCTGCAGGCCCAGACCGGCTCGCCCGCGGTGCGCCTCACCTGGATCGCGCTCAAGCTCGACCCCGAGCTGTGCCCGGAGGCGGTGGCGGCGCGCGGCGGCGGTCTGACCGGCGCCCAGAAGTGCCTGGTGCGCGCGGCGGACCAGCTGGCGAGCCGGCTCACCGGCGCCGGGTTCCGTACGACGGTCCTCACCGAGCAGGAGCTGACCGGCGCCATCGCCACCTCGACCTGCGCCAACCCGATGGCGATCGCCCAGGCGGGCCGCGCGGGCACGCCGGGGCGGCGTACCCAGGAGACGGCCAGGACCTGGCGCTGCGACGACCGCCGCCACACGACGTACTGGGTGGGCCGCTGGCCCCAGCTGGGCGGCGGCGGGGCCTCGATGCCGCAGCTGGTCGCCCTGCTGACCTCGCTTCCCGCGCTCGCCACCACGTTCAGCCTGACGCTGGCCGCCGGCGACCGCCAGGAGGTCACGCTCACCGGACACGTCCGGATAACCGGCCGCAGCGACGAGGAACTGGTCGCCGCCCGCCGGGAGCTGGAGCGCACCGCGCGCGGAGTCAAGATCGGCCTGGTGCGCCTGGACCGCGAACAGCTGCCGGGCATGCTGGCCACACTGCCGCTCGGGGGTGCGCGCTGA